One Paraburkholderia aromaticivorans genomic region harbors:
- a CDS encoding chemotaxis protein CheW: MLFILFTLDSERYVIDATQVERLMPLTPQSPPKTIPGAPSWVAGVLDHEGAPLPLIDLPALALGRPAAQLMSTRIVLVRYPHAGATRLLALLLEGATRTIRLDVAAFHDAGLDMPHARYLGPVASEAGSLVQWIRVEHLLPDDVKALLFPEAHA; the protein is encoded by the coding sequence ATGCTCTTCATCCTCTTCACGCTCGATAGCGAACGGTACGTGATCGACGCGACGCAGGTTGAGCGTCTGATGCCGCTCACGCCGCAGTCGCCGCCGAAGACGATCCCCGGCGCGCCGTCGTGGGTCGCGGGCGTGCTCGATCACGAAGGCGCACCGCTGCCGCTGATCGATCTGCCGGCGCTCGCGCTCGGCCGTCCCGCCGCGCAACTGATGTCGACGCGCATCGTGCTGGTGCGCTATCCGCATGCGGGCGCGACGCGCTTGCTCGCGCTGCTGCTCGAAGGCGCGACGCGCACCATTCGACTGGATGTGGCCGCGTTTCACGATGCCGGCCTCGACATGCCGCACGCGCGTTATCTCGGCCCGGTCGCGAGCGAAGCAGGCAGCCTCGTGCAGTGGATCCGCGTTGAGCATCTGCTGCCCGACGACGTCAAA
- a CDS encoding methyl-accepting chemotaxis protein, translated as MLAMAIVTFEQLSGIDRDAKSQQEDSMPGLYYATAMRAAWFENYTVTQRLIYVDADPESVKRDTERLQDTEQTLQKLLGDYGATIFRDNDREFFNDFRQQHTQYLPLQASLLSALPSSKESAVRIFNMQLTPIWEAGRLSARKLVDNNKSDADKAAESIRNSVEATRVVLLVMLLIAAIVAVLAGYWLLRAVTTPMAKVLRVVDVMRTGDLTQRLQLNRADEIGALEAGFNRMTDELTALVGQAQKSAVQVTTSVTEIAATSREQQATANETAATTTEIGATSREIFATSRDLLRTMNEVSEVAGQSAALAGTGHAGLARMEETMRLVMEAAGSVNAKLAILNEKASNINQVVATITKVADQTNLLSLNAAIEAEKAGEYGRGFAVVATEIRRLADQTAVATYDIEQMVKEIQSAVAAGVMGMDKFSEEVRRGMLDVQNVGGHLTQIIQQVQQLAPRFSMVNEGMQTQATGAEQITQALTQLSEAAQQTAESLRQSTQAIDDLTHVANSLRTGVSRFKVTA; from the coding sequence ATGCTGGCAATGGCGATCGTCACTTTCGAGCAGCTCAGCGGCATCGACCGCGACGCGAAGAGCCAGCAGGAAGATTCGATGCCCGGCCTCTACTACGCGACCGCGATGCGCGCAGCCTGGTTCGAGAACTACACCGTCACACAGCGTCTCATTTACGTGGACGCGGACCCGGAGTCCGTCAAGCGCGACACCGAACGTTTGCAAGACACCGAGCAAACACTCCAGAAGCTCCTCGGCGACTACGGCGCGACCATCTTCCGCGACAACGATCGTGAGTTCTTCAACGACTTCCGCCAGCAACACACCCAGTACCTGCCCCTCCAGGCATCGCTGTTGAGCGCCCTGCCGAGCTCGAAAGAGAGCGCCGTGCGTATCTTCAACATGCAACTGACGCCGATCTGGGAAGCGGGCCGTCTCTCGGCGCGCAAGCTGGTCGACAACAACAAGTCCGACGCCGACAAAGCCGCCGAAAGCATCCGCAATTCGGTCGAGGCAACCCGCGTCGTGTTGCTCGTCATGCTGCTGATCGCAGCCATCGTCGCCGTGCTGGCCGGGTACTGGCTGCTGCGCGCTGTCACCACGCCGATGGCCAAGGTGCTCCGGGTCGTCGACGTGATGCGCACGGGCGATCTGACGCAGCGCCTGCAACTGAATCGCGCGGACGAAATCGGCGCGCTCGAAGCGGGCTTCAACCGCATGACCGACGAACTCACCGCACTGGTTGGCCAGGCGCAGAAATCGGCGGTACAGGTGACGACATCGGTGACGGAAATCGCCGCGACCTCGCGCGAACAGCAAGCCACCGCGAACGAAACCGCCGCCACCACCACCGAGATCGGCGCCACGTCGCGTGAAATCTTCGCGACCTCGCGCGATCTGCTGCGCACCATGAACGAAGTCTCGGAAGTGGCCGGCCAGTCGGCGGCGCTCGCGGGCACCGGCCACGCCGGGCTCGCGCGCATGGAAGAGACCATGCGTCTCGTGATGGAAGCGGCCGGCTCGGTCAACGCGAAGCTCGCGATCCTCAACGAGAAGGCCAGCAACATCAATCAAGTCGTCGCCACCATCACCAAGGTCGCGGACCAGACCAACCTGCTCTCCCTGAACGCAGCGATCGAAGCGGAAAAAGCCGGCGAATACGGCCGCGGCTTCGCGGTCGTGGCAACGGAGATCCGCCGCCTCGCCGATCAGACTGCCGTGGCGACCTACGACATCGAACAGATGGTCAAGGAAATCCAGTCCGCGGTGGCCGCGGGCGTGATGGGCATGGACAAGTTCTCCGAAGAAGTGCGGCGCGGCATGCTCGACGTGCAGAACGTCGGCGGCCATCTCACGCAGATCATCCAGCAGGTGCAGCAGCTCGCACCGCGCTTCTCGATGGTCAACGAAGGCATGCAGACGCAAGCCACCGGCGCCGAGCAGATCACCCAGGCGCTGACGCAACTCTCGGAGGCCGCGCAGCAGACGGCGGAGTCGCTGCGCCAGTCGACCCAGGCGATCGACGATCTGACGCACGTCGCCAACAGTCTGCGCACCGGCGTGTCGCGCTTCAAGGTGACGGCCTGA